Proteins from a genomic interval of Undibacterium parvum:
- a CDS encoding PAS domain S-box protein translates to MNTSFSSRIAGYFGILFLAAIWLLLMLWYFGLPQIAWVGARNQRLTEAIHILEVKADLQRAWISNSLRERRGSILVVSESRSLASQLETQDSNLQNNFERLVDRIERAHPDHYNHLLLVDPESGTIRASDKAIDIGRQFYDLSLIKRAAQIGASEMVEQLLGPENKPAIGIVRQVRLEDNNGEHNGKLVGLLIAFLDLQNFIGESFREESKDYANQETSLLFDPDRKLLARFPAYTGPEKFVFNPQIAAGFEGTLTGKDGSDKDLVEVYRSLQLNGSQVWTLVHYASKEAALGALKENLNALAISALLLTLLSLLLIRWVAHRLTRPLLLLSDTAKQLGVGDLNARAISQASDSRELLTLSDAFNSMADSIQRDHSTLADRIAAGTAELQKSEKRNLIFFDATADAVILLENGAIIDCNPAALRLFGAHHRNEIIARHISDLSPAKQTDGTDSISLANQRVAQAMSEGMIVFECLHLRLDSKKSFIAEVLLSRMEVNGHLIIQGTIRDISERKRIQQAQQRSEAKLQATLDAIPDLLFELGLDGRYQSYHSPRVDLLAAPPQDLIGHLISEVLPEPAASTVMAALQQAHEIGFSTGKQIALNLQHGEKWFELSVARKTRIENEEPSFIVLSRDITERKRIESALQESEERHRALVEWTPEAIIIHSDNKLKYANPAAIHLFGADSEQALLSRSVLDLLHPDFHEMAYVRAQSISKHGSSTAMTEEVLLKLDGTPLIAEVQSTSITYDGKLAFHTFIHDITKRKRTLAALQESEERHRVLVEWSPEGINVHRDGRLIYVNPAAIKMLGATRAEELVGRPILDIIHPDFHHIVLSRIKNIKENHTVANMMEMKFLQLDGQAIDVEAQGTSIIFDGAEAVYVAWNDISERKKNEQALRIAATAFESQEGMFVTDAERTILRINRAFTEITGYPADEIVGKTPRLLKSGVHDDAFYEAMSDSMLRTGTWQGEIWNRRKSGELFPEWLTISGVKDSAGITTHYVGSFIDITTRKIAENEIKNLAFYDPLTALPNRRLLLDRLEQALAAGTRHQRKGALLFVDLDNFKTLNDTMGHDKGDLLLKQVASRLADCTREGDTVARLGGDEFVVMLENLSESALDAASQAEAVGEKILYALNQIYYLGNCEHRSTPSIGITLFGERAESIDEPLKRADLAMYEAKASGRNTLRFFDPQMQSAVATRASLETDLREAILKNQFLLYYQAQVTSDGSISGVEALMRWQHPLRGIVAPADFIPLAEQTGLILNLGTWALDMACEQLARWNMQANMAQLTIAVNVSPKQFHQADFVAIVQGALQRSGANPGLLKLELTENLLIKNVEELIVKMRLLKQIGVGFSLDDFGTGYSSLAYLKQLPLDQLKIDQTFVRDILFDSNDAAIAKMIIALSESLGLTVIAEGVETEEQRSYLANQGCHAYQGYLFSRPLPLADFENLMETQTSLSI, encoded by the coding sequence ATGAATACTTCTTTTTCAAGCAGAATTGCGGGATATTTTGGTATCTTATTTTTAGCCGCGATCTGGCTATTATTAATGCTCTGGTATTTTGGACTTCCTCAAATCGCCTGGGTAGGCGCACGCAATCAACGCTTAACTGAAGCTATCCACATCCTGGAAGTAAAGGCAGACTTACAAAGAGCCTGGATCTCCAACAGTCTCAGAGAACGCAGAGGAAGTATCTTAGTCGTCTCTGAAAGTCGCTCACTCGCGAGCCAACTCGAAACTCAAGATAGTAATCTGCAAAATAATTTCGAACGTTTGGTTGACCGCATAGAAAGAGCCCACCCTGATCATTATAATCATTTACTTTTAGTCGATCCTGAGAGTGGAACCATACGCGCCAGCGACAAGGCTATCGATATCGGTCGGCAGTTTTACGATCTTTCTTTGATCAAACGCGCCGCGCAAATCGGTGCATCCGAGATGGTGGAACAATTACTCGGACCCGAGAATAAACCAGCGATAGGTATAGTCCGGCAGGTCCGACTGGAAGACAATAATGGTGAGCATAACGGCAAATTGGTAGGACTGCTGATTGCGTTTCTTGATTTACAAAATTTCATAGGTGAAAGTTTTCGGGAAGAAAGCAAGGACTACGCAAATCAAGAGACCAGTTTATTATTTGATCCAGATCGCAAACTGCTGGCGCGCTTTCCCGCCTATACGGGGCCAGAAAAATTCGTCTTTAACCCACAAATAGCTGCAGGTTTTGAAGGTACCTTGACCGGCAAAGATGGCAGCGATAAAGATCTGGTGGAAGTCTATCGCAGCTTGCAATTAAACGGTTCGCAAGTCTGGACCTTAGTCCACTATGCCAGCAAGGAAGCTGCGCTCGGGGCATTAAAAGAGAACCTCAATGCGCTTGCCATCAGCGCACTACTCCTCACTTTACTGTCCTTGCTATTGATACGCTGGGTGGCGCATAGACTAACGCGACCATTGCTACTCTTATCCGACACTGCCAAGCAACTTGGCGTAGGGGATCTAAACGCCAGGGCGATCAGCCAAGCCAGTGATAGCCGTGAATTACTCACTCTATCTGACGCCTTTAATAGCATGGCAGACAGCATACAACGCGACCACAGCACGCTGGCCGATCGCATTGCCGCGGGTACTGCGGAACTACAAAAATCCGAAAAACGTAATCTGATCTTCTTTGACGCCACCGCCGACGCCGTAATCTTATTGGAAAACGGCGCGATCATCGATTGCAACCCCGCGGCCTTAAGGCTATTCGGCGCACACCACCGCAACGAAATTATAGCCAGACACATCTCCGATCTTTCGCCTGCCAAACAGACCGACGGAACAGACTCGATCAGCCTAGCAAATCAAAGAGTGGCGCAGGCGATGTCAGAGGGCATGATCGTGTTTGAATGCTTACATCTGCGCCTGGACAGCAAGAAGAGCTTCATCGCCGAGGTTTTACTCAGTCGCATGGAAGTCAATGGACACCTCATCATACAAGGAACAATTCGTGACATCAGTGAACGCAAACGCATCCAACAGGCACAACAAAGGAGCGAGGCCAAACTACAAGCGACGCTAGACGCAATTCCCGATTTGCTGTTCGAGCTTGGACTTGACGGTCGCTATCAATCCTATCATTCGCCACGCGTCGATTTATTGGCAGCACCGCCACAAGACTTAATCGGACATTTAATCAGCGAAGTACTTCCCGAACCTGCTGCATCAACCGTCATGGCGGCGCTACAGCAAGCGCATGAAATCGGCTTTTCAACTGGAAAGCAAATTGCATTAAATTTACAACACGGTGAAAAATGGTTCGAACTCTCGGTCGCGCGAAAAACCCGCATCGAGAACGAAGAGCCAAGCTTTATTGTGCTGTCACGTGATATTACTGAACGTAAGCGTATAGAGAGTGCTTTGCAAGAGAGCGAAGAGCGCCATCGTGCGCTGGTGGAATGGACACCCGAAGCGATTATCATACATAGTGATAACAAACTAAAATACGCGAATCCGGCGGCAATTCACTTATTCGGTGCTGATAGCGAACAGGCGTTGCTAAGCAGATCTGTGCTCGATCTACTGCACCCCGACTTTCATGAAATGGCTTATGTGCGCGCTCAAAGCATCTCCAAGCATGGCAGCAGCACAGCAATGACGGAGGAAGTATTGTTAAAACTGGACGGTACGCCTTTGATCGCAGAAGTGCAAAGTACCTCCATCACTTACGATGGCAAACTCGCCTTCCACACCTTCATTCATGACATTACCAAGCGAAAACGTACTTTAGCCGCACTGCAAGAGAGTGAGGAACGGCATCGCGTACTGGTTGAATGGTCACCGGAAGGCATTAATGTGCATAGAGATGGGCGCCTGATTTATGTGAATCCAGCTGCCATCAAAATGCTAGGCGCAACCCGCGCCGAAGAGTTGGTCGGCAGGCCTATTTTGGACATCATTCATCCTGACTTCCATCATATCGTGCTTTCTAGAATCAAAAACATCAAGGAAAATCATACAGTAGCGAACATGATGGAAATGAAGTTTTTACAGTTAGATGGCCAAGCGATCGACGTCGAGGCGCAAGGAACGTCTATCATCTTCGATGGTGCTGAGGCGGTCTATGTTGCATGGAATGATATCAGTGAGCGCAAAAAAAATGAGCAGGCTTTGCGCATCGCAGCCACCGCATTTGAATCCCAAGAAGGCATGTTTGTCACGGATGCAGAGCGGACTATCCTGCGCATTAATCGGGCATTTACTGAGATTACCGGCTACCCGGCAGACGAAATCGTTGGGAAAACTCCGCGCTTGCTCAAATCAGGCGTACATGATGACGCTTTTTATGAAGCGATGTCGGACAGCATGCTGCGTACTGGAACCTGGCAAGGGGAAATTTGGAATCGCCGTAAGAGCGGCGAGCTATTTCCTGAATGGCTGACCATCTCAGGTGTCAAAGATAGCGCCGGTATTACCACCCATTATGTGGGAAGTTTTATCGACATCACCACCCGCAAAATCGCAGAGAATGAAATAAAAAATCTGGCGTTTTATGATCCGCTCACTGCCCTACCGAACCGCAGGCTCTTACTCGACAGACTAGAGCAAGCCTTGGCGGCAGGCACACGACATCAACGCAAGGGAGCCTTACTATTTGTTGATCTGGATAATTTCAAGACGCTTAACGACACCATGGGGCATGACAAGGGCGATCTTTTACTCAAACAGGTGGCTAGCCGTTTAGCGGATTGCACACGCGAGGGCGACACCGTGGCACGTTTGGGTGGTGATGAGTTTGTTGTCATGCTGGAGAATTTAAGTGAAAGTGCTTTGGATGCGGCAAGCCAAGCAGAAGCGGTAGGCGAGAAAATTTTGTACGCACTCAATCAGATTTATTATCTCGGTAATTGCGAGCACCGCAGCACCCCGAGTATAGGGATTACTTTATTTGGCGAGCGCGCTGAGAGCATAGACGAGCCGCTCAAGCGGGCCGACCTTGCCATGTATGAAGCCAAAGCATCCGGTCGCAACACCCTACGTTTTTTCGACCCTCAGATGCAGTCTGCGGTCGCCACCCGCGCCTCGCTGGAAACCGACTTGCGTGAAGCTATACTAAAAAATCAATTCCTTCTTTACTATCAAGCTCAGGTCACTAGCGATGGCAGCATTAGCGGAGTGGAAGCCTTAATGCGTTGGCAGCATCCCTTACGCGGCATCGTTGCTCCCGCCGATTTCATCCCCTTGGCCGAACAAACTGGTTTAATTTTGAATTTGGGGACATGGGCGCTAGATATGGCTTGCGAGCAATTAGCACGCTGGAATATGCAAGCAAACATGGCGCAATTGACGATTGCCGTCAATGTGAGTCCAAAGCAATTTCATCAAGCTGATTTCGTCGCTATAGTACAAGGCGCCTTACAGCGTAGTGGTGCAAATCCTGGCTTGCTCAAGCTTGAACTGACTGAGAATTTACTGATAAAAAATGTCGAGGAACTTATCGTAAAAATGCGTCTATTAAAGCAGATTGGCGTAGGCTTTTCTTTAGACGATTTTGGAACCGGTTATTCTTCCCTCGCTTATCTAAAGCAATTACCCTTAGACCAATTAAAAATAGATCAAACTTTCGTCAGAGATATTTTATTTGACTCAAATGACGCTGCAATTGCAAAAATGATTATTGCTCTATCTGAAAGTTTAGGTTTGACGGTGATCGCCGAAGGTGTGGAAACAGAGGAACAAAGAAGTTATCTGGCGAACCAAGGTTGTCACGCCTATCAGGGATATTTATTCAGTCGCCCCTTACCACTGGCTGATTTTGAAAACCTTATGGAAACCCAAACTAGCTTATCGATATAG
- a CDS encoding ABC transporter substrate-binding protein, protein MTLPFMFLLNDADRAVSNYAKRLLSRILIPALLAQKFALLAAASILALSPPTALAAEEYFANYASSSDSTRIDLGIQPLGYPAGVISALMRRDQILKKALEQSQQSLKTYPFMRGADMLTLFANSRLEAGILGDMPTILSAASGQVWIVGLVKQSFTAIVAKDSSQVRDLVGKRIAYVEASSAHHTLLQGLASAGISETQVSLRPLTVDAMPEALARGEIDAFAAWEPGPTLALSQSEKNHIAFRGISSDYFVIGKEFVKQSPQAALHLVAGLLRAIEWMRRSQQHLEMAATWAMADAQAFSGKSTSLSVAQISGITRREILDIPSAPSILKNPSAPPLNAEFLFLANLGKIPKSANQQNLAEAFNYDGLITVMSDRKKFQVNRYDYRE, encoded by the coding sequence ATGACTTTGCCATTCATGTTCTTGCTCAATGACGCCGACCGCGCTGTGTCCAACTATGCCAAACGCCTGCTTTCTCGCATCCTCATTCCCGCTCTGCTGGCTCAGAAATTTGCGCTACTGGCAGCCGCCAGCATACTTGCGCTAAGCCCGCCCACGGCACTCGCCGCCGAAGAGTATTTTGCAAACTACGCCAGCAGTAGTGACTCGACCAGAATCGATCTTGGAATACAACCTCTAGGCTACCCTGCCGGTGTGATCAGTGCACTGATGCGCCGTGATCAAATTCTAAAAAAAGCCTTAGAACAGAGTCAACAGAGTTTGAAGACCTATCCCTTCATGCGCGGTGCCGACATGCTGACGCTGTTTGCGAATAGTCGCCTAGAAGCGGGCATATTGGGTGACATGCCCACCATACTGAGCGCTGCCAGTGGACAGGTCTGGATAGTCGGATTAGTAAAGCAAAGCTTTACCGCTATCGTCGCCAAAGACAGCAGCCAAGTACGTGACCTGGTCGGCAAACGGATCGCCTATGTGGAGGCATCAAGTGCACACCATACCTTGCTGCAGGGACTGGCCTCGGCAGGTATCAGCGAGACTCAAGTGAGTCTGCGTCCCTTAACTGTGGACGCCATGCCAGAAGCCTTAGCGCGCGGCGAGATCGATGCCTTTGCTGCTTGGGAACCAGGCCCCACCCTGGCTTTAAGCCAGAGCGAAAAAAACCATATTGCTTTTCGTGGCATCAGTAGCGATTATTTTGTCATAGGAAAAGAATTTGTAAAACAATCGCCCCAGGCTGCTTTACATTTGGTGGCAGGATTATTACGCGCTATCGAATGGATGCGCCGTTCGCAACAACATCTTGAGATGGCCGCAACATGGGCGATGGCCGATGCGCAGGCTTTTTCTGGCAAATCCACGAGTCTGAGCGTGGCACAAATCAGCGGTATTACCAGACGTGAGATTCTCGACATTCCTTCCGCACCGAGCATACTAAAAAATCCTAGCGCACCGCCTCTCAATGCCGAATTTCTATTCTTAGCCAATTTAGGAAAAATTCCAAAATCGGCAAACCAACAGAATTTAGCGGAGGCCTTCAATTATGATGGTCTCATCACGGTGATGAGTGATCGAAAGAAGTTTCAAGTTAATCGCTACGATTACCGCGAGTAA
- a CDS encoding Stealth CR1 domain-containing protein: MNSRLPPTCQNLALPEQQEPIDIVYLWVNGADPVWRDKRQQALQRSGAAQPRDLAVHGDVAGRYRDNDELRFNLRALEKFYPEHGHIYLVTDGQIPAWLETHPRLSLIDHAELIPAAALPVFDSGHIESYLHHIPGLAERFIYLNDDVFFGAEVDPELWFGSEGLAVFTEKTRVPDYDQLQAHESALVNASVLSKHWLSQRYPHYLHAQRIFAHSPRPMLKSVLHELELAAPELFQQVRQTVFRSWQVPPLMPDLVPRWMLHTGRAAEQNLEPLYISSGACDAEQQFQTLVDEFGRIPFFCINDTSDDALDDAPQLRKISHTLAKLLPTPSSFERHRD, translated from the coding sequence TTGAATTCCCGTCTACCGCCCACCTGCCAGAACTTGGCGCTCCCCGAACAGCAAGAGCCTATCGATATCGTCTATCTGTGGGTGAATGGTGCTGATCCGGTGTGGCGGGATAAGCGCCAGCAGGCACTGCAGCGTTCCGGCGCCGCGCAGCCTAGAGACTTGGCAGTGCACGGTGATGTCGCCGGACGTTATCGCGACAATGATGAATTACGTTTTAATTTACGCGCGCTAGAAAAATTTTACCCTGAGCATGGTCACATCTATCTGGTGACCGATGGCCAGATCCCGGCTTGGCTGGAGACGCATCCGCGTCTGAGCCTGATCGACCATGCCGAATTAATACCGGCGGCAGCTTTACCGGTGTTTGATTCCGGTCATATCGAATCGTATCTGCACCATATCCCGGGGCTGGCTGAACGCTTTATCTACCTCAATGACGATGTCTTTTTCGGTGCCGAGGTCGACCCTGAGCTTTGGTTTGGTTCCGAAGGCTTGGCGGTGTTTACTGAAAAAACCAGGGTGCCCGATTACGATCAATTGCAGGCGCATGAGAGCGCACTGGTCAACGCCTCGGTCCTATCTAAACATTGGTTATCACAGCGCTATCCGCACTATTTGCATGCACAAAGAATTTTTGCGCACTCGCCCCGACCTATGCTGAAGAGCGTATTGCACGAGTTGGAATTGGCCGCGCCTGAGCTGTTTCAACAAGTCCGGCAAACCGTGTTTCGCTCATGGCAGGTGCCGCCCTTAATGCCCGACCTGGTGCCACGCTGGATGCTGCACACTGGACGTGCGGCCGAGCAAAATTTAGAGCCTTTGTATATCAGCAGCGGTGCTTGCGATGCAGAACAACAATTCCAGACTCTGGTCGATGAGTTTGGTCGCATTCCCTTCTTTTGCATTAACGACACCAGTGACGATGCCTTGGATGATGCCCCACAATTGCGGAAAATCTCACATACTTTGGCGAAATTACTACCCACGCCCTCTTCTTTTGAGCGCCACCGCGACTAG